The nucleotide sequence AGAAGAAAGCATATTATCGACTCCGGGCGCTGAAATTCACGCGACTTCAGATACCGGAAAAATCGTATTTACCATTGAAGCTGACAACCAGAAAAAAATTGGCAAATACGCAGACATTGTTAGGGACCAGGCTGGCATATTCACACTTGCACCTGTCTATCATCAATATTTAGAAGAATAACGGGGAACACTAATGAAATTGAACCGACGTGAATTTATAAAAGCTAATGCTGTCGCGGTAGCGGCAACGGCCGCTGGTGTTGCAGTACCGGCTGCTGCTTCAAATATTATCACTTCAAGTGATATGACAAAATTAAAATGGGACAAAGCGCCTTGTCGTTTTTGTGGCACAGGTTGCAGTGTTAACGTCGCCACCATGGACAATAAAGTTGTGGCTACTCATGGTGATATTAACTCACCAGTAAACAAAGGCCTTAACTGTATCAAAGGTTATTTCCTATCAAAAATTATGTACGGTAAAGACCGATTAACCTCGCCTTTATTGCGCATGAAAGATGGCAAGTTTGATAAAAACGGTGATTTTACACCTATTACTTGGGACCAAGCTTTTGACATTATGGCGGAAAAAGCCAAAGCAACGCTTAAAGAAAAAGGTCCATCTGGTGTCGGTATGTTTGGTTCAGGCCAATGGACAGTTCAAGAAGGTTATGCCGCAGTAAAACTTTATAAAGCTGGTTTCCGCTCTAACAATATTGACCCAAATGCTCGTCACTGCATGGCCTCAGCCGTTGGTGGTTTTATGCGTACCTTTGGTATCGATGAGCCTATGGGTTGTTATGACGATATGGAACATGCCGATGCATTTGTGCTTTGGGGTTCTAATATGGCTGAAATGCATCCAATATTATGGACTCGTATTACTGACCGTCGTTTAAGTAACCCTCACGTTAAAGTTGCGGTACTTTCAACATTTGAACATCGTAGTTTCGACTTAGCTGATAATGGCATGATCTTCACGCCACAAACTGATTTAGCAATTTTAAACTACATTGCTAACTATATTATCCAAACTGATCGTGTAAACAAAGATTTTGTTAACAAGCATACAAATTTCAGACTAGGTAATGCTGATATTGGTTATGGATTGCGTCCAGAGCATCCTCTTGAGAAGAAAGCCAAAAATAGCGATGCAAGCAAAGCCGGTGGTTCAACACCAATGAGCTTTGAAGAATACGCTAAGTTTGTGAGTACATATACAGTTGAGTACACATCAAAACTATCTGGTGTCCCAGAAAATAAACTAAAAGCATTAGCTGAACTTTATGCTGATCCAAAAACTAAAGTTATGTCTCTATGGACCATGGGCTTTAACCAACACACCCGTGGCGTTTGGGCGAATAACTTAGTTTACAACATTCATTTATTAACCGGTAAAATCTCAACACCAGGTAATAGCCCGTTTTCATTAACAGGCCAACCATCTGCTTGTGGTACCGCTCGTGAAGTAGGTACATTCTCACACCGCTTACCTGCAGATATGGTGGTTGATAACCCGGATCACAGAAAGTACGCCGAAAAAATATGGAAACTACCTGATGGCACCATTCCTGCCAAACCTGGTTATCATGCAGTACTGCAAAACCGTAAATTAAAAGACGGTGAATTGAATTTCTACTGGGTGCAATGTAATAACAACATGCAAGCGGCGGCAAACATGAATGAGGAAGGTTACCCTGGTTATCGCAACCCGAAAAACTTCATCGTTGTTTCAGATCCTTACCCAACCGTAACCGCACAAGCAGCCGATCTTATTTTACCTACCGCAATGTGGGTAGAAAAAGAAGGTGTTTACGGTAACGCTGAGCGGAGAACACAATCATGGTATCAACAAGTTAGTGCGCCAGAAGGTGCATTCTCGGATATGTGGCAATTGGTTGAGTTTTCAAAACGCTTCGCCATGGAAGATGTATGGCCAGAAGAGTTGTTAGCTAAGAAGCCCGAGTATCGTGGTAAAACTTTATTTAATGTTCTATACGAAAACGGTAACGTTAATAAATACAAACTCGATGAAATTCCAGATGATCGTTTAAACCAAGAGTCTCGTGACTTTGGTTTCTATATTCAAAAAGGTTTATTCGAAGAGTATGCAACCTTTGGTCGCGGTAAAGCACATGATTTAGCACCATATGACCGTTATCACCAAGAGCGTGGCTTGCGCTGGCCTGTTGTGGATGGCAAAGAAACCTTATGGCGCTTTAAAGAAGGCTCAGATCCATACTGTAAACCAGGTTCAGATTTCGACTTTTATGGTAAGCCTGATGGCAAAGCGGTAATTTTCGCCTTGCCATATGAGCCGGCTGCAGAATTCCCTGATGCTGAATACGATTTATGGTTATCGACGGGGCGTGTGTTAGAGCATTGGCATTCAGGTTCAATGACTGGACGAGTACCAGAAATTCATAAAGCAATGCCGGATGCCGTTGTTTATATGAATCCAGACGATGCTAAGAATCGCGGTTTAAGACGTGGCGATTTGATTAAAATAGTGTCTCGTCGTGGTGAAGTTCAAACTCGAGTTGAAACCAGAGGCCGAAACAAGCCACCACGTGGATTAGTATTTATGCCATGGTTTGATGCGTCTCGCTTAGTAAATAAAGTGACCTTAGATGCTACCGACCCGCTTTCGAAAGAGACGGACTTCAAGAAATGTGCAGTTCGAATTGAGAAAGTGTAAGGAGAATAACAATGAAAAAATCAATAATCACTTTGATCTCAACAGTTGCTCTTTGCTCTGTTGCCTTATTTAGCTTTGCTAATGAAATTGCAACCTTGCGTGACAATACAAGTATTGAAACGCAAAAAACGCCGGATAAGATGCCAGATGTGACAAACACGGATATTAAGAAAAGCCGTGCATATCCAATGCAGCCGCCGTTGATCCCGCATAAAGTGAGAAATTATCAAGTCGACCTAAAAGCTAATACGTGTATGTCTTGTCATTCAAGAAAACGCACTGAAGAGTCTCAAGCACCGATGGTTAGTGTGACTCACTATATGGATAGAGACGGTAATTTTTTAGCTGAAGTATCTCCTAGACGCTACTTCTGTAATCAATGTCATGTTCCTCAACTCGATGCTAAACCGCTGGTTGAGAACACGTTTGTAGACATGGATACAATGATGAAAGAGAAGCAAGCTAACCAAGACGAAAACGAATAAGGCCTCGCTATGAAAAGTTTAATTATTAAATTATGGCAAACCATTCGACGCCCTAGCGTTCATTACAGTTTAGGATTTTTAGTCATTGGAGGCTTTGTCGCAGGTATCATCTTTTGGGGTGGTTTTAACACAGCGTTGGAACTGAGTAACACTGAAGAGTTTTGTATCAGTTGTCACGAGATGGAAAACAATCCATATGAAGAGTTAAAAACAACGATTCATTTCACTAACCGCTCTGGTGTTCGAGCAACATGTCCTGACTGTCATGTGCCTCATAATTGGACCGATAAGATTGCTCGCAAGATGCAAGCTTCTAAGGAAGTTTGGGGCAAGATTTTTGGTACAATTAATACTCCAGAAAAGTTTGAAGCCAAACGCCGACATTTAGCTGAAAACGAATGGACAAGATTAAAAGCTAATGACTCGTTGGAATGTCGTAACTGTCATAACTTTGATTATATGGACTTTACTGCACAAAGTATTCGTGCAGAAGAACAACATTCAACATCATTGGCAAGTGGCGAAAAAACCTGTATCGATTGTCATAAAGGTATCGCTCACCAACTTCCTGATATGGAAGGTGTTGAAGGCTGGTAAATTGGCTTTAATATAGCGCTAAGCTAGATATTAAAATAAAAAACCGAATCTATTATTGATTCGGTTTTTTTACTTAACTTCAATTGAACAACGGTACAATTTTTTATTACATTTCTACTAAATTATCAGCACCAACTTGCTTCACTATCTGGATTTTTAAGTTGCTCCTCAACATTAGCAAGTAATATTCGATACCCTACATTACCGAACAATACCTGACGACCGTTATCGATAATATAAGACGGGCTGCCTTTTAACATATGATCGTTTGCTGCTTTATAATCGTTCATTAATGCCGCCATTGCCTGACCATTATTTATTAGCTGTGAAACAGAATCGTTATCAACATCAAAGGGTTCGATTAGCGAATTTAACACCGAAAAGTTAGATATATCCTGGCAGTCACAATAAAAGGCTTTACGAACTTGGCGAGCTAATTCACCACTTAATTTACTACCAGCAACTAGTTCTATCGCCTTTAAAAACAGATGTGCATTAGCAGAGGTGGATGGCTGGGTCGACTGCCAAATATTATTGTGCACTATTGCATCTTCGTATGGCTCGGCGGAGTGCTTTACGTGTTGTGCAAAACCGGGGAAACCACCGCGCTCTTGCCATTGGGTGTTAATTTTGTGATATACATCGCCGAAAATATTCATATAGCGATAACGAATTTCAATTCTATCGCCAAGTTGTTGATTTAGTTCGTCCAACCGACGTTGCGCAATCCAAGCCCAAATACAAAGAACATCGGAATAATACTCTATGGTGACTTTCTTGTTCATCATTCTCACTTAAACGTTCTTACTTGAACATTTTATTTAGACACTATTATTTAAATACTACAGCCTTATCACTCGCTGTGTAGGTTCTACTTTCAGGCTTAGTCCATTCACCGTTTTTGAAATAAGCGGTGCTTACTTTAATCGTATTGTCTTTATACGTGCTCGTTGATTTAACTTTGGTAATGCCATTCTCATTGCCAACCACATCTTCAAACGCAACAAATTGATTGTCATCGACAACTTCTATATAGCCTGAAGTATAAAAGTCAGCAGTAGTGAAATAATAAAATATAATTTTTTGTTGCGCTTTATCCCAAAATATAAGTGACTCACCGCCGTACATACCTTGATTAATAGAGTGAAGAGTGC is from Thalassotalea crassostreae and encodes:
- the napA gene encoding nitrate reductase catalytic subunit NapA, producing MKLNRREFIKANAVAVAATAAGVAVPAAASNIITSSDMTKLKWDKAPCRFCGTGCSVNVATMDNKVVATHGDINSPVNKGLNCIKGYFLSKIMYGKDRLTSPLLRMKDGKFDKNGDFTPITWDQAFDIMAEKAKATLKEKGPSGVGMFGSGQWTVQEGYAAVKLYKAGFRSNNIDPNARHCMASAVGGFMRTFGIDEPMGCYDDMEHADAFVLWGSNMAEMHPILWTRITDRRLSNPHVKVAVLSTFEHRSFDLADNGMIFTPQTDLAILNYIANYIIQTDRVNKDFVNKHTNFRLGNADIGYGLRPEHPLEKKAKNSDASKAGGSTPMSFEEYAKFVSTYTVEYTSKLSGVPENKLKALAELYADPKTKVMSLWTMGFNQHTRGVWANNLVYNIHLLTGKISTPGNSPFSLTGQPSACGTAREVGTFSHRLPADMVVDNPDHRKYAEKIWKLPDGTIPAKPGYHAVLQNRKLKDGELNFYWVQCNNNMQAAANMNEEGYPGYRNPKNFIVVSDPYPTVTAQAADLILPTAMWVEKEGVYGNAERRTQSWYQQVSAPEGAFSDMWQLVEFSKRFAMEDVWPEELLAKKPEYRGKTLFNVLYENGNVNKYKLDEIPDDRLNQESRDFGFYIQKGLFEEYATFGRGKAHDLAPYDRYHQERGLRWPVVDGKETLWRFKEGSDPYCKPGSDFDFYGKPDGKAVIFALPYEPAAEFPDAEYDLWLSTGRVLEHWHSGSMTGRVPEIHKAMPDAVVYMNPDDAKNRGLRRGDLIKIVSRRGEVQTRVETRGRNKPPRGLVFMPWFDASRLVNKVTLDATDPLSKETDFKKCAVRIEKV
- a CDS encoding nitrate reductase cytochrome c-type subunit, which gives rise to MKKSIITLISTVALCSVALFSFANEIATLRDNTSIETQKTPDKMPDVTNTDIKKSRAYPMQPPLIPHKVRNYQVDLKANTCMSCHSRKRTEESQAPMVSVTHYMDRDGNFLAEVSPRRYFCNQCHVPQLDAKPLVENTFVDMDTMMKEKQANQDENE
- a CDS encoding DsbA family oxidoreductase produces the protein MMNKKVTIEYYSDVLCIWAWIAQRRLDELNQQLGDRIEIRYRYMNIFGDVYHKINTQWQERGGFPGFAQHVKHSAEPYEDAIVHNNIWQSTQPSTSANAHLFLKAIELVAGSKLSGELARQVRKAFYCDCQDISNFSVLNSLIEPFDVDNDSVSQLINNGQAMAALMNDYKAANDHMLKGSPSYIIDNGRQVLFGNVGYRILLANVEEQLKNPDSEASWC
- a CDS encoding cytochrome c3 family protein, with product MKSLIIKLWQTIRRPSVHYSLGFLVIGGFVAGIIFWGGFNTALELSNTEEFCISCHEMENNPYEELKTTIHFTNRSGVRATCPDCHVPHNWTDKIARKMQASKEVWGKIFGTINTPEKFEAKRRHLAENEWTRLKANDSLECRNCHNFDYMDFTAQSIRAEEQHSTSLASGEKTCIDCHKGIAHQLPDMEGVEGW
- a CDS encoding chaperone NapD, whose translation is MEQPVKTNEYHVASFIAQIDISQKKAVEESILSTPGAEIHATSDTGKIVFTIEADNQKKIGKYADIVRDQAGIFTLAPVYHQYLEE